The following proteins come from a genomic window of Achromobacter sp. AONIH1:
- a CDS encoding flagellar hook-length control protein FliK — MNAPLPLPAIAPSAPVSPADAFGAKSSVSDNKGPSFSEVLAQQRPTQSNDARPAGNGAKEPAPGKTGGSPEGHAENAASGAIDEAVEKAAQAEAGAMAVAAAQQPVPQALLPQQALEIAAQAAEQVQNARGAAQAAITAASGTAAVLVNALNANEVTPTPRAPVPLTAQQAQAAAAREARDAELAVPVVTAAAKPGSQPAAVTADIKSIAPAAETPRLSADAALPRTAPRTAVEAAQASQAGAQQPVRQEEESAPLPAATPTFQLPQHAAGVQDHLAQSLAVAAQRQQPLPVFNPAGIGQPPVALQVATPVGATHWGADLGQQLVVMSNSARHGVQTAELRLDPPDLGPLRVSLNLADGVASASFVSAHASVRQAIETALPQLQQALAQAGISLGQTSVGEQAAQQQFAQNQGGGTQRQGGGLTGGAGDVVADASRPASASPRNANALVDTFA, encoded by the coding sequence ATGAACGCTCCCCTGCCCCTGCCCGCCATCGCCCCGTCCGCGCCGGTTTCACCGGCCGACGCCTTTGGCGCCAAGTCCTCCGTGTCCGACAACAAGGGCCCCAGCTTCTCCGAAGTGCTGGCCCAGCAGCGTCCGACCCAGTCGAATGACGCTCGTCCCGCCGGCAATGGCGCCAAGGAACCCGCGCCCGGCAAGACCGGCGGCAGCCCGGAGGGCCATGCCGAGAACGCCGCGTCCGGCGCCATCGACGAAGCCGTCGAGAAGGCCGCCCAGGCCGAGGCCGGCGCGATGGCGGTCGCCGCCGCGCAGCAGCCCGTGCCGCAAGCCCTGCTGCCGCAGCAGGCGCTGGAAATCGCCGCCCAGGCCGCCGAACAGGTGCAGAACGCCCGTGGCGCCGCGCAGGCCGCGATCACCGCCGCCAGCGGCACCGCCGCCGTGCTGGTCAACGCGTTGAACGCCAACGAGGTCACGCCGACGCCGCGCGCGCCCGTGCCGCTGACGGCGCAACAAGCCCAGGCCGCCGCCGCCCGCGAGGCCCGCGATGCGGAGCTGGCCGTGCCCGTGGTCACCGCCGCCGCCAAGCCCGGCAGCCAGCCCGCCGCCGTGACCGCCGACATCAAGAGCATCGCGCCCGCGGCCGAAACGCCGCGCCTGAGCGCCGACGCCGCGCTGCCGCGCACGGCGCCGCGCACCGCCGTCGAGGCCGCGCAAGCGTCGCAGGCCGGGGCTCAACAGCCCGTGCGCCAGGAAGAGGAATCCGCCCCGCTGCCGGCCGCAACGCCGACGTTCCAGCTGCCCCAGCACGCCGCCGGCGTGCAGGACCATCTGGCGCAATCGCTGGCCGTCGCGGCCCAGCGCCAGCAGCCGCTGCCCGTGTTCAACCCCGCCGGCATCGGTCAGCCGCCGGTCGCGCTGCAGGTCGCCACACCCGTCGGCGCCACGCACTGGGGCGCGGACCTGGGCCAGCAACTGGTGGTGATGAGCAACAGCGCGCGCCACGGGGTGCAGACCGCCGAGCTGCGCCTGGATCCGCCGGACCTGGGCCCGCTGCGCGTCAGCCTGAACCTGGCCGACGGCGTGGCCAGCGCCTCTTTCGTGTCGGCGCACGCCTCGGTGCGCCAGGCCATTGAAACCGCCTTGCCGCAATTGCAACAGGCGCTGGCGCAGGCCGGCATCTCGCTGGGCCAGACCAGCGTGGGCGAGCAGGCCGCCCAGCAGCAGTTCGCCCAGAACCAGGGCGGCGGTACGCAGCGCCAGGGCGGCGGCCTGACGGGCGGCGCGGGCGACGTGGTGGCCGACGCCTCGCGTCCCGCCTCGGCCTCGCCCCGCAACGCCAACGCGCTGGTCGACACCTTCGCGTAA
- the fliJ gene encoding flagellar export protein FliJ: MPSQLPLDMLINLAKESTDEAARLLGRLSAERTNAERQLGMLQDYRHDYLERLQQAMTSGMSASDCHNYQRFIGTLDDAIVQQQGVLQQADENLNKGRLYYQQEKRKLNSYDALAQRAQRAEAVAESRREQRLNDEYSARLVQRQAGMH; encoded by the coding sequence ATGCCTAGCCAACTTCCCCTGGACATGCTGATCAATCTGGCCAAGGAGAGCACGGACGAAGCCGCGCGCCTGCTGGGCCGCCTCAGCGCCGAACGCACCAATGCCGAACGCCAGCTCGGCATGCTGCAGGACTACCGCCACGATTACCTGGAGCGGCTGCAGCAGGCCATGACCTCCGGCATGTCGGCCAGCGACTGCCACAATTACCAGCGCTTCATCGGCACGCTGGACGATGCCATCGTCCAACAACAGGGCGTGCTGCAGCAGGCCGACGAGAACCTGAACAAGGGTCGGCTCTACTACCAGCAGGAAAAGCGCAAGCTCAATTCCTACGACGCGCTGGCGCAACGCGCGCAGCGCGCCGAAGCCGTCGCCGAATCGCGCCGCGAACAGCGCCTGAACGACGAATACTCGGCCCGCCTGGTCCAGCGCCAGGCCGGCATGCATTAA
- the fliI gene encoding flagellar protein export ATPase FliI has product MSARPAVPVIDRWQTQLEIGSIRAASTEPWLVSGRITRATGLVLHATGLRLPVGAAARIEIARGHDHWADAEVVGFDGHTLYLMPQADISGLPPGARVVPGEPPVQRQIPLPSKAELNGNAKPQLGRHLPVGNALLGRVLDGAGRPLDGLGPLTGAELAPLSAQPINPLSRAPIDTVLDTGVRAINGLLTVGRGQRMGLFAGSGVGKSVLLGMMARYTKADVIVVGLIGERGREVKEFIEHNLGPEGLARSVVVAAPADVSALLRLQGAAYATRLAEHFRDQGLDVLLIMDSLTRYAMAQREIALAIGEPPATKGYPPSVFAKLPSLVERTGMGAPGPNGKAGSITAFYTVLAEGDDQQDPIADSARAILDGHVVLSRHLAEAGHYPAIDIEASISRAMTSLITPQQFSVVRRFKQTLSRYQRNRDLIAVGAYVAGNDPQLDDAIARYPRLEAFLQQDIGENVGYQDAVNQLQASFELRDTYA; this is encoded by the coding sequence ATGAGCGCCCGGCCCGCCGTCCCGGTGATCGACCGCTGGCAGACCCAGCTGGAGATCGGCTCGATCCGCGCCGCCTCGACCGAGCCCTGGCTGGTCAGCGGCCGCATCACCCGCGCCACGGGCCTGGTGCTGCACGCCACCGGCCTGCGCCTGCCGGTGGGCGCCGCCGCCCGCATCGAGATCGCGCGCGGGCATGACCACTGGGCCGACGCCGAGGTCGTGGGCTTCGACGGCCACACCCTGTACCTGATGCCGCAGGCCGATATTTCCGGCCTGCCGCCCGGCGCCCGCGTGGTGCCCGGCGAGCCGCCCGTGCAGCGCCAGATTCCGCTGCCCAGCAAGGCCGAGCTGAACGGCAACGCCAAGCCCCAGCTGGGCCGCCACCTGCCCGTGGGCAATGCCCTGCTCGGGCGCGTGCTGGACGGCGCCGGCCGTCCGCTGGACGGGCTGGGCCCGCTGACCGGCGCCGAGCTGGCGCCGCTGTCGGCCCAACCGATCAACCCGCTGTCGCGCGCGCCCATCGACACGGTGCTGGACACCGGCGTGCGCGCCATCAACGGCCTGCTGACGGTCGGCCGAGGCCAGCGCATGGGCCTGTTCGCCGGCTCCGGCGTGGGCAAGAGCGTGCTGCTGGGCATGATGGCCCGCTACACCAAGGCCGACGTCATCGTCGTCGGCCTGATCGGCGAACGCGGCCGCGAAGTGAAGGAATTCATCGAGCACAACCTGGGACCCGAGGGCCTGGCCCGTTCGGTCGTGGTGGCCGCGCCGGCCGACGTGTCGGCCCTGCTGCGCCTGCAGGGCGCGGCCTACGCCACGCGCCTGGCCGAGCACTTCCGCGACCAGGGCCTGGACGTGCTGCTGATCATGGACTCGCTGACCCGCTACGCCATGGCGCAACGCGAGATCGCGCTGGCCATCGGCGAGCCACCCGCCACCAAGGGCTACCCGCCCTCGGTCTTCGCCAAGCTGCCCAGCCTGGTGGAACGCACGGGCATGGGCGCGCCCGGTCCGAACGGCAAGGCCGGCTCGATCACCGCGTTCTACACGGTGCTGGCCGAAGGCGACGATCAGCAGGATCCGATCGCCGACTCGGCCCGCGCCATTCTCGATGGCCACGTCGTGCTGTCGCGCCACCTGGCCGAAGCCGGCCACTACCCCGCGATCGACATCGAAGCATCGATTTCCCGGGCCATGACGTCGCTGATCACGCCGCAGCAGTTCTCGGTCGTGCGCCGCTTCAAGCAGACGCTGTCGCGCTACCAGCGCAACCGCGACCTGATCGCCGTTGGCGCCTACGTCGCCGGCAACGATCCGCAGCTGGACGACGCCATCGCCCGTTACCCGCGCCTGGAAGCCTTCCTGCAGCAGGATATCGGCGAGAACGTCGGCTACCAGGACGCGGTCAACCAATTGCAGGCCAGTTTCGAGCTGAGGGACACCTATGCCTAG
- the fliH gene encoding flagellar assembly protein FliH has product MSDADTGSTTQLSRSAAWRRWQMLSFDEPPPVEAAPEPEPDPGPDPEVVLAQLRAQAVAEGREEGYAQGHAAGHEAGRAEGREAGFAEGREAGYAEGLALAREQGADEAARLHAMAESCAASIGALEERMGQSLLTLALDIAQQVIRNTLAEQPESVVHAVREVLHINPSAGGQMRLWANPQDIELIRLHLADELKEGHWRVLADESLARGGCRAETPYGDIDATLQTRWRRVAASLGRNTSWEEPARETEATP; this is encoded by the coding sequence ATGTCTGACGCGGACACCGGCTCGACGACCCAGCTCTCGCGCAGCGCCGCCTGGCGGCGCTGGCAGATGCTGTCGTTCGACGAGCCGCCGCCCGTCGAGGCCGCGCCCGAGCCGGAACCCGATCCCGGCCCGGACCCCGAGGTCGTGCTGGCGCAGCTGCGCGCCCAGGCCGTGGCCGAGGGCCGCGAGGAAGGTTACGCGCAAGGCCACGCCGCCGGCCATGAGGCCGGCCGCGCCGAAGGGCGCGAAGCCGGTTTTGCCGAAGGCCGCGAGGCCGGCTACGCCGAGGGCCTTGCCCTGGCCCGCGAACAGGGCGCCGACGAGGCCGCCCGCCTGCACGCCATGGCCGAATCCTGCGCCGCATCGATCGGCGCGCTGGAAGAGCGCATGGGCCAGAGCCTGCTGACGCTGGCGCTGGACATCGCCCAGCAGGTAATCCGCAACACCCTGGCCGAACAACCCGAATCCGTCGTACACGCCGTGCGCGAAGTGCTGCACATCAATCCCAGCGCCGGCGGCCAGATGCGGCTGTGGGCCAATCCGCAGGACATCGAACTCATCCGCCTGCACCTGGCCGACGAACTGAAGGAAGGCCACTGGCGCGTGCTGGCCGACGAATCGCTCGCGCGCGGCGGCTGCCGCGCCGAAACGCCCTATGGCGACATCGACGCCACGCTGCAGACGCGCTGGCGTCGCGTGGCGGCCTCGCTGGGCCGCAACACTTCCTGGGAAGAACCGGCCCGGGAGACAGAGGCGACGCCATGA
- the fliG gene encoding flagellar motor switch protein FliG produces the protein MKNDSAKPMDGMTRSAVLMMSLGEDAAAEVFKYLTAREVQQVGAAMASLKQVTRNDVAVVLEEFRQEADQFMAVTLGSDDYIRTVLTKALGSDRAAGLIEDILEAGEGGSGIDALNWLDPHTVAELIGDEHPQIIATILVHLERDRAAGVLALLTDRLRNDVMLRIATFGGVQPAALSELTDVLNSVLAGQGAKRSKMGGVRTAAEILNMMNSTEEETVVASLRERDADLAQKIIDEMFVFDNLLDVEDRAIQLILKEIDNDTLMVALKGAQEELRAKFLRNMSSRAAEMLREDLEAQGPIRMSKVEAEQKKILQIARRLAESGQIVLGNSGDDAYV, from the coding sequence ATGAAAAATGATTCCGCCAAACCCATGGACGGCATGACCCGCAGCGCCGTCCTGATGATGTCGTTGGGCGAGGACGCCGCGGCCGAGGTCTTCAAGTACCTGACCGCGCGCGAAGTCCAGCAGGTCGGCGCCGCCATGGCCAGCCTGAAGCAGGTCACGCGCAATGACGTGGCCGTCGTGCTGGAAGAGTTCCGCCAGGAAGCCGACCAGTTCATGGCCGTCACGCTGGGCTCGGACGACTACATCCGTACCGTGCTCACCAAGGCCCTGGGCAGCGACCGCGCCGCCGGCCTGATCGAGGACATCCTGGAAGCCGGCGAAGGCGGCAGCGGCATCGATGCGCTGAACTGGCTGGATCCGCACACCGTGGCCGAACTGATCGGCGACGAGCACCCGCAGATCATCGCCACCATCCTGGTGCACCTGGAGCGCGACCGCGCCGCCGGCGTACTGGCGCTCTTGACCGACCGCCTGCGCAACGACGTGATGCTGCGCATCGCCACCTTCGGCGGCGTGCAGCCGGCCGCGCTGTCCGAACTGACCGACGTGCTCAATTCGGTGCTGGCCGGCCAGGGCGCAAAGCGCAGCAAGATGGGCGGCGTGCGCACGGCGGCCGAGATCCTGAACATGATGAACTCGACCGAAGAGGAAACCGTGGTCGCCAGCCTGCGCGAGCGCGATGCCGACCTGGCGCAGAAGATCATCGACGAGATGTTCGTGTTCGACAACCTGCTCGACGTCGAAGACCGCGCCATCCAGCTCATCCTCAAGGAAATCGACAACGACACGCTCATGGTCGCGCTCAAGGGCGCCCAGGAAGAGCTGCGCGCCAAGTTCCTGCGCAACATGTCCAGCCGCGCCGCCGAGATGCTGCGCGAGGACCTGGAAGCGCAAGGCCCGATCCGCATGTCCAAGGTCGAGGCCGAGCAGAAGAAGATCCTGCAGATCGCCCGCCGCCTGGCCGAGAGCGGCCAGATCGTGCTGGGCAACTCCGGAGACGACGCGTATGTCTGA
- the fliF gene encoding flagellar basal-body MS-ring/collar protein FliF, with product MNQQATLSSSLLAKFPVLEKVRALPKPVLLGAAAAVVALIVAAVMWTSEPKYKVLFSNLEDRDGGAIVTALGQMNVPYRYNENGTALLVPADRVYDARLQLASQGLPRGGSVGFELMDNARFGASQFAEQINYQRGLEGELARSIESMHTVQHARVHLAMPRQSLFVRERQAPTASVLLNLYPGRSLSDAQVSAISWLVASSVPELTAENVSVVDQNGRLLSAPLGEGRGMDADQLRFVREMEQRTVERILTILNPLVGPGNVHAQASAEMDFARREETSEVYRPNQEPGQGAIRSQQTSDATQRGIGPAQGVPGALSNQPPGNAQAPITNPQQPPARPGQTPQQQGAQQQTGAQAASGSLNERRDATTNYEVDRTISHVKQPVGALKRLSVAVVVNYIRDKDGDLKPLPPEELNKLTNLVREAMGYSEGRGDSLNLVNSQFNDGPPALPMWRDPEMIALFKTIMAWLLGLIVAFWLYRKVRRQVTDYLYPPVDPEVAESERIEAQREAQEMARAKETTRYEDNLERARTMANKDPRAVAMVLRTWMSKDEK from the coding sequence ATGAATCAGCAGGCCACTCTGAGCTCGTCTTTGCTGGCGAAGTTCCCCGTGCTGGAAAAAGTCCGGGCGCTGCCCAAGCCCGTCCTGCTGGGCGCGGCGGCGGCCGTGGTCGCGCTGATCGTGGCCGCGGTCATGTGGACCAGCGAGCCCAAGTACAAGGTTCTGTTCTCGAACCTGGAGGACCGCGACGGCGGCGCCATCGTGACCGCGCTGGGGCAGATGAACGTGCCCTACCGCTACAACGAGAACGGCACCGCCCTGCTGGTTCCGGCCGACCGCGTCTATGACGCCCGGCTGCAGCTGGCATCGCAGGGCCTGCCGCGCGGCGGTTCGGTCGGCTTCGAGCTGATGGACAACGCCCGTTTCGGCGCCAGCCAGTTCGCCGAACAGATCAACTACCAGCGCGGCCTGGAAGGCGAGCTGGCCCGCTCGATCGAATCCATGCACACCGTGCAGCACGCCCGCGTGCACCTGGCCATGCCGCGCCAGTCGCTGTTCGTGCGCGAGCGCCAGGCCCCCACGGCCTCGGTGCTGTTGAACCTGTACCCCGGTCGCAGCCTGAGCGACGCCCAGGTGTCCGCCATCTCCTGGCTGGTCGCTTCCAGCGTGCCGGAACTGACCGCCGAAAACGTCTCCGTCGTCGACCAGAACGGCCGCCTGCTGTCGGCTCCGCTGGGCGAAGGCCGCGGCATGGACGCCGATCAGCTGCGCTTCGTGCGCGAGATGGAACAGCGCACCGTCGAACGCATCCTGACGATCCTGAATCCCCTGGTCGGCCCCGGCAACGTGCACGCCCAGGCCAGCGCCGAGATGGACTTCGCGCGCCGCGAGGAAACCTCCGAGGTCTACCGCCCCAACCAGGAACCCGGCCAGGGCGCGATCCGCAGCCAGCAGACCAGCGACGCCACCCAGCGCGGCATCGGTCCGGCGCAAGGCGTGCCCGGCGCGCTGTCGAACCAGCCGCCCGGCAACGCCCAGGCGCCCATCACCAATCCGCAGCAGCCGCCGGCCCGTCCCGGCCAGACGCCGCAGCAGCAAGGCGCCCAGCAGCAGACCGGCGCACAGGCCGCCTCCGGCAGCCTGAACGAGCGCCGCGACGCCACCACCAATTACGAAGTGGACCGCACCATCAGCCACGTCAAACAGCCGGTCGGCGCGCTCAAGCGCCTGTCGGTGGCCGTGGTGGTGAACTACATCCGCGACAAGGACGGCGACCTCAAGCCGCTGCCGCCCGAGGAGCTGAACAAGCTGACCAACCTGGTCCGCGAGGCCATGGGCTATTCCGAAGGACGCGGCGACTCGCTCAATCTGGTCAACAGCCAGTTCAACGACGGTCCGCCCGCCCTGCCGATGTGGCGCGATCCGGAAATGATCGCCCTGTTCAAGACCATCATGGCCTGGCTGCTGGGCTTGATCGTGGCCTTCTGGCTGTACCGCAAGGTGCGTCGCCAGGTCACCGATTACCTGTACCCGCCGGTCGATCCGGAAGTGGCGGAATCCGAGCGCATCGAAGCCCAGCGCGAGGCCCAGGAAATGGCCCGCGCCAAGGAAACCACGCGCTACGAGGACAACCTGGAACGCGCCCGCACGATGGCGAACAAGGATCCGCGTGCCGTCGCCATGGTCCTGCGCACCTGGATGAGCAAAGATGAAAAATGA
- the fliE gene encoding flagellar hook-basal body complex protein FliE — protein MAVTGLSGIESMLSQMREVVSKAESGLSVGAAPLAQPDGFAAELQRSIRRVTAAQNAASAQAKAFELGAPDVSLNDVMVDMQKASIGFSTAIQVRNKLVAAYKEISSMAV, from the coding sequence ATGGCGGTAACAGGTTTGTCCGGCATCGAAAGCATGCTGTCCCAGATGCGCGAGGTCGTCAGCAAGGCGGAATCCGGCCTGTCGGTCGGCGCCGCGCCGCTGGCCCAGCCCGACGGCTTCGCCGCCGAGCTGCAACGTTCGATCCGTCGTGTCACGGCCGCTCAGAACGCGGCCAGCGCCCAGGCCAAGGCCTTCGAACTGGGCGCGCCCGACGTCTCGCTCAACGACGTGATGGTCGACATGCAGAAGGCCAGCATCGGCTTTTCGACGGCGATACAGGTGCGCAACAAGCTGGTCGCCGCCTACAAGGAAATCTCGTCGATGGCCGTCTAA
- a CDS encoding flagellar brake protein produces MLDASDPEFLLTRPEDMRSALFELTHPDSHILVRDAADREIAVLILGADKHTRQFFWRPRDYAGADFEQSDSMGLLSGTTFHFHATAYGGVQIRFRVQRPDVIHFDDGSAALVSPFPDRLARIQRRKMFRASLITSANRCEATWLPEAQAKPLAFTVRDISVDGVGLRVGLAAPELPQRGEVLEGVQMNFGDLGRLVANLEVRNVYPVSGQPMIAPGADPDEPAPRHVSLTGEPPVSHLGAIFLNLDARQENWLQQVVWRLEKGNRD; encoded by the coding sequence GTGTTGGACGCCAGCGATCCGGAATTTCTGCTCACCCGGCCGGAAGACATGCGTTCCGCGCTGTTCGAGCTCACCCACCCCGACAGCCACATCCTGGTGCGCGACGCCGCCGATCGCGAGATCGCCGTGCTCATCCTGGGGGCGGACAAGCACACGCGCCAGTTCTTCTGGCGTCCGCGCGACTACGCCGGCGCGGACTTCGAACAATCCGACAGCATGGGCCTGCTCAGCGGCACCACCTTCCACTTTCACGCCACGGCCTATGGGGGCGTGCAGATCCGCTTCCGGGTGCAGCGGCCCGACGTGATCCATTTCGACGACGGCAGCGCGGCCCTGGTGTCGCCCTTCCCCGACCGCCTGGCGCGGATCCAGCGGCGCAAGATGTTCCGCGCCTCGCTGATCACCAGCGCCAACCGCTGCGAGGCCACCTGGCTCCCCGAGGCCCAGGCCAAGCCGCTCGCCTTCACGGTGCGCGACATCTCGGTCGACGGCGTGGGCCTGCGCGTGGGCCTGGCCGCGCCCGAACTGCCCCAGCGCGGCGAGGTGCTGGAAGGCGTGCAGATGAATTTCGGCGACCTCGGCAGGCTGGTCGCCAACCTGGAAGTGCGCAACGTCTATCCGGTATCCGGGCAGCCGATGATCGCGCCGGGAGCGGACCCGGACGAACCCGCGCCGCGCCACGTGTCGCTGACGGGCGAGCCGCCGGTCAGCCACCTCGGCGCCATCTTCCTGAACCTGGACGCGCGCCAGGAGAACTGGCTGCAGCAGGTGGTCTGGCGCCTGGAAAAAGGCAATAGGGACTAG
- a CDS encoding EscU/YscU/HrcU family type III secretion system export apparatus switch protein, with product MANPQRPEDGHAASPNAGRNAAVALSYDEADGAPRVVAKGYGQLADTIVRTAEENGLYVHESRELVGLLMQVDLDAHIPPQLYVAVAELLAWLYRLESREIPADAAPPDLSI from the coding sequence ATGGCAAACCCGCAACGCCCCGAGGATGGCCACGCCGCCTCGCCCAACGCAGGCCGCAACGCCGCCGTCGCCTTGTCATACGACGAAGCGGACGGCGCGCCGCGCGTCGTCGCCAAGGGCTACGGCCAGCTCGCCGACACCATCGTCCGCACCGCCGAGGAAAACGGCCTGTACGTGCACGAGTCGCGCGAACTCGTCGGCCTGCTCATGCAGGTCGACCTGGACGCGCATATTCCTCCCCAACTGTACGTTGCGGTGGCAGAATTGCTGGCCTGGCTGTATCGCCTGGAATCGCGCGAGATTCCGGCCGACGCCGCGCCGCCCGATCTATCTATCTAA
- a CDS encoding flagellar hook-length control protein FliK encodes MSVGPAALGNVLVQRLDAVLGTTMSAASANQVSGARPDAVSQPGSLEKPGQADGSPRDPRQGVQTGGARGERAAIVDAKTAAALALAARGLVTSNDTTASAPTTLGRTARAILSLLAQYPDAAPPVQGRAPLWTPDASAGRQPGATAGQPAAGQPAPGGQPPAPHANTPAGQPQAAAANSAANVATVLNAIAGDPATAVGKTPGQTGATEGAPPAQDPAAAARAALAAQGPAARALGQALREALQTSGLFYESHLADLAFGRANPSELRKEPQADLKQADAQQQQHSAAATRARAEAPASRGAGGADAPASGGSNAPAPGTPINGIHQDLNALVRQQLDVLANQALAWRGEAWPGTPMDWEVQRDPYGGDPESAVPTWATRLKLDLPRLGLVDARLNLAGDQIVLQLVAPHSAALIDESSDQLRSRLLAAGLTLSHMTVNVVDPRPIIPTDF; translated from the coding sequence ATGAGCGTAGGTCCCGCCGCGCTGGGCAACGTCCTGGTGCAGCGGCTGGACGCCGTGCTCGGCACGACGATGTCCGCCGCCTCCGCCAATCAGGTTTCCGGCGCGCGCCCGGATGCGGTCAGCCAGCCCGGCAGCCTGGAGAAACCCGGCCAGGCCGATGGCTCGCCGCGCGATCCCCGCCAGGGCGTCCAGACCGGCGGCGCGCGCGGTGAACGCGCCGCCATCGTCGACGCCAAGACCGCCGCCGCGCTGGCCCTGGCCGCGCGCGGCCTGGTCACCAGCAACGACACCACCGCTTCCGCGCCCACCACGCTGGGCCGCACCGCCCGCGCGATTCTCTCGCTGCTGGCGCAGTACCCCGACGCAGCCCCGCCCGTGCAAGGGCGCGCGCCACTGTGGACCCCCGATGCATCGGCCGGCCGCCAGCCCGGTGCCACGGCCGGGCAGCCCGCCGCGGGCCAGCCGGCGCCCGGCGGCCAGCCCCCGGCTCCGCACGCCAATACGCCCGCCGGACAACCGCAGGCCGCTGCCGCGAACAGCGCCGCCAACGTGGCGACGGTCCTGAACGCGATCGCCGGCGACCCGGCAACCGCCGTCGGCAAGACGCCCGGCCAGACCGGCGCCACCGAGGGCGCGCCCCCCGCCCAGGACCCGGCCGCCGCCGCCCGCGCCGCGTTGGCCGCGCAGGGTCCGGCCGCCCGCGCGCTGGGCCAGGCCCTGCGCGAAGCCCTGCAGACCAGCGGCCTGTTCTACGAATCACACCTGGCCGATCTGGCCTTCGGCCGCGCCAACCCATCCGAGCTGCGCAAAGAACCGCAGGCCGACCTCAAGCAGGCCGACGCCCAGCAGCAGCAACACAGCGCGGCCGCCACGCGCGCACGCGCCGAGGCGCCCGCCAGCCGTGGCGCCGGCGGCGCGGACGCGCCCGCCTCCGGCGGCTCCAATGCGCCCGCGCCCGGCACGCCGATCAACGGCATCCACCAGGACCTGAACGCGCTGGTGCGCCAGCAGCTCGATGTGCTGGCCAACCAGGCGCTGGCCTGGCGCGGAGAAGCCTGGCCCGGCACGCCGATGGACTGGGAAGTGCAGCGCGACCCCTACGGCGGCGATCCCGAATCGGCCGTTCCGACCTGGGCCACCCGCCTCAAGCTCGACCTGCCCCGACTGGGCCTGGTGGACGCGCGGCTGAACCTGGCCGGCGACCAGATCGTGCTGCAGCTGGTCGCGCCCCACAGCGCCGCCCTGATCGACGAATCGTCCGACCAGCTGCGTTCGCGCCTGCTGGCCGCGGGCCTGACGCTGAGCCACATGACGGTCAACGTGGTCGACCCGCGCCCCATCATTCCGACTGATTTCTGA
- a CDS encoding flagellar protein FliT, which produces MTSLTQISSPILEHYQEIAVITGEMLTAAQAGDWDTAVVHGQQYCELVERLRNSEPSMPLDDAGRAMKYDLLVRILENDALTRDLAIPQLARLGELLGRMKRQQTLLSAYGYQAPET; this is translated from the coding sequence ATGACGTCCCTTACCCAGATCTCCTCCCCTATCCTGGAGCATTACCAGGAGATAGCCGTTATTACCGGCGAAATGCTTACCGCCGCCCAAGCCGGGGATTGGGATACAGCCGTGGTGCACGGGCAGCAATACTGCGAGCTGGTGGAGCGCCTGCGAAACAGCGAACCGTCCATGCCGCTGGACGACGCCGGTCGCGCGATGAAATACGACCTGCTGGTCCGCATCCTGGAGAACGATGCGCTGACCCGCGACCTGGCGATTCCCCAGTTGGCCCGCCTGGGCGAGCTGCTGGGCAGGATGAAGCGACAGCAGACCCTGCTCTCGGCCTACGGCTACCAGGCGCCTGAAACATGA
- the fliS gene encoding flagellar export chaperone FliS, translating into MTYAARRPTGSHSVRSYADIGLETQVMSATPERLITLLFNGARAAIGQARIHLQEGRVAERGAAISKAIKIVDEGLKTGLNMEAGGDVAANLSRLYDYIVRTLLTANLKSDAEQLDIADRLLADLAEAWQTSIDQPAGSVSP; encoded by the coding sequence ATGACTTACGCCGCCCGCCGCCCGACAGGATCGCACTCTGTCCGATCCTACGCCGATATCGGCCTGGAAACCCAGGTGATGAGCGCCACTCCCGAGCGGCTGATCACCCTGTTGTTCAACGGCGCACGGGCGGCGATCGGACAGGCTCGCATCCATCTGCAGGAAGGCCGGGTCGCGGAACGCGGCGCGGCGATCTCGAAAGCGATCAAGATTGTCGACGAAGGCTTGAAGACCGGGTTGAACATGGAGGCCGGCGGCGATGTCGCCGCCAATCTTTCGCGCCTCTATGATTACATCGTCCGCACACTGCTGACGGCGAACTTGAAGTCGGACGCCGAGCAACTCGACATCGCAGACCGGCTGCTGGCCGATCTGGCCGAGGCTTGGCAGACATCCATCGACCAGCCGGCAGGCAGCGTGTCGCCGTGA